Proteins from one Planctomyces sp. SH-PL62 genomic window:
- a CDS encoding GtrA family protein, protein MTRISLIVPGNRDEPLRDGELAIYQRLLLEQPGIDGVEVIWAGSAPDVQAVPGLHPIVQLVDEAANRVSLLRRGLLAATGDLVVILDPSREYGPDALLQVLEPIQSGAADVVVGVPRTSRGLFSPGGVRGRTLKILGRLALGTSDGLSGLAALRRSAVRSLVMENQEISGSRILLDVLTWCSGSLLDVPVNTGRNDQRRLDAIGLDDLRQLKRVLDHRFGTLSRLVQFCVVGASGMFVDLSLYAIFQWLFAMLGFAGPHDPAEGFTWPLFVAGSLAIWAAMTWNFLLNRRLTFNDSRSGSIPRQYLTYAIGNALGIAVSLTLRLFLPSRYPFFASHRLAAAVVGIVVATAISFSMSRWVVFRRAPNSDVEHRTVSETSDASDQESALA, encoded by the coding sequence ATGACTCGAATCAGCCTGATCGTTCCGGGGAATCGCGACGAGCCGTTACGCGATGGCGAACTGGCCATCTATCAGCGTTTGCTGCTGGAGCAGCCGGGGATCGACGGGGTCGAGGTGATCTGGGCGGGCTCCGCGCCAGACGTCCAGGCGGTCCCGGGCCTCCACCCCATCGTGCAGCTCGTCGATGAGGCGGCGAATCGGGTCAGCCTGCTCCGTCGCGGGCTCCTCGCCGCGACCGGCGATCTCGTCGTGATCCTCGACCCTTCCCGCGAGTACGGGCCCGACGCGCTGCTGCAGGTCCTGGAGCCGATCCAGTCCGGCGCGGCCGACGTGGTGGTCGGCGTCCCGCGCACAAGCCGAGGCCTGTTCAGCCCGGGGGGCGTGAGGGGCCGGACCCTGAAGATCCTGGGGAGGCTGGCGCTCGGGACCTCGGACGGGCTCTCGGGCCTGGCCGCGCTCCGGCGTTCCGCCGTCCGATCGCTGGTGATGGAGAACCAGGAGATCTCGGGCTCGCGCATCCTCCTGGACGTGCTGACCTGGTGCTCGGGGAGTCTGCTGGACGTCCCCGTCAATACGGGTCGGAACGACCAGCGGCGGCTCGACGCCATCGGCCTGGACGACCTGAGGCAGCTCAAGCGGGTCCTCGACCATCGCTTCGGCACGCTCTCACGGCTCGTCCAGTTCTGCGTGGTGGGCGCCTCGGGGATGTTCGTCGACCTCTCGCTCTACGCCATCTTCCAGTGGCTGTTCGCAATGCTCGGCTTCGCCGGCCCGCACGACCCGGCGGAGGGCTTCACCTGGCCCCTGTTCGTCGCCGGCTCGCTGGCCATCTGGGCGGCGATGACCTGGAACTTCCTGCTGAACCGACGCCTGACGTTCAACGACTCGCGGTCGGGCTCGATCCCTCGCCAGTATCTCACCTACGCGATCGGCAACGCGCTGGGGATCGCGGTGAGCCTGACGCTCCGGCTGTTCCTGCCGAGCCGCTACCCGTTCTTCGCGAGCCACCGGCTCGCGGCGGCCGTGGTCGGCATCGTCGTGGCGACCGCCATCAGCTTCTCGATGTCGCGCTGGGTGGTTTTCCGACGCGCTCCGAACTCGGACGTCGAGCACAGGACCGTGTCGGAGACTTCGGACGCTTCCGATCAGGAGAGTGCGCTGGCCTGA
- a CDS encoding phospholipid carrier-dependent glycosyltransferase — protein MIRDNPRAPSAAASLVILAAVAARLAVILADGARFEDPDNYLPLARSVALGEGLTLNGRATAYRPPLYPLILAPLSTASGDRPTVGLTILHLALGAGTAGCTMLAARRLGVGPRRALVAGLIVALDPVLVWQARAVMTETLTAFLIAAALARASADDRRAAPGCGVLLGLATLCRPSVLPGAGLAVLAAAFAAPGSRTERLKRAAWLGLSAAVVLAPWAVRNRIVLGEFVWTTTHGGYTLALANNEVYYREVLDAPWGTVWTGREQSLWWDEVNRRTAGLAEPAADRLLRDEVVALARREPRTFARACAARLATFWSPTPASGAYGFRTRALTGLWTIPLWIAFAFGLASRTIRCWPGVVAPCLIVGLTAVHALYWTDLRMRAPIVPAIALVAAFAWSRRPTG, from the coding sequence ATGATCCGTGACAATCCAAGGGCACCCTCCGCGGCCGCTTCGCTGGTGATCCTCGCGGCGGTCGCCGCCCGCCTGGCGGTGATCCTCGCCGACGGCGCGCGGTTCGAGGATCCGGACAATTACCTCCCGCTGGCCCGATCGGTGGCCTTGGGGGAAGGGCTGACGCTGAACGGACGGGCGACGGCCTATCGGCCGCCGCTCTATCCCTTGATCCTCGCGCCGCTGTCGACGGCCTCGGGCGATCGCCCGACGGTGGGGCTCACGATCCTCCACCTGGCGCTCGGCGCGGGGACAGCTGGCTGTACGATGCTCGCGGCGCGTCGGCTGGGCGTCGGGCCTCGCCGGGCGCTCGTCGCGGGTTTGATCGTGGCCCTGGATCCGGTCCTGGTCTGGCAGGCTCGGGCCGTGATGACTGAAACGCTGACGGCGTTCCTGATCGCCGCGGCGCTGGCGAGGGCCTCGGCCGACGATCGTCGCGCGGCCCCCGGCTGCGGCGTCCTGCTGGGCCTCGCGACGCTCTGTCGGCCGAGCGTCCTTCCGGGGGCGGGGCTGGCCGTGCTCGCTGCGGCGTTTGCCGCCCCGGGGAGCCGAACCGAGCGACTCAAGCGCGCGGCCTGGCTCGGGCTGTCGGCGGCGGTCGTGCTGGCGCCCTGGGCCGTGCGCAACCGAATCGTCCTCGGCGAGTTCGTCTGGACGACCACGCACGGCGGCTACACGCTAGCGCTGGCGAATAACGAGGTCTACTATCGCGAGGTCCTCGACGCCCCCTGGGGGACCGTTTGGACGGGCCGTGAGCAGTCTCTCTGGTGGGACGAGGTCAATCGCCGGACGGCCGGCCTGGCCGAGCCCGCCGCCGATCGTCTCCTGCGCGACGAGGTCGTCGCCCTGGCTCGTCGCGAGCCCCGGACCTTCGCGCGGGCCTGCGCCGCGAGACTCGCGACCTTCTGGAGCCCGACGCCGGCCTCGGGGGCTTACGGCTTCCGCACGCGGGCGCTGACGGGGCTCTGGACCATACCTCTATGGATCGCGTTCGCTTTCGGGCTGGCGTCGCGAACGATTCGATGCTGGCCGGGAGTCGTCGCTCCCTGCTTGATCGTCGGCCTGACGGCGGTACACGCGCTTTACTGGACCGACTTGCGCATGCGGGCGCCGATCGTCCCGGCGATCGCTTTGGTCGCCGCGTTCGCCTGGTCGCGACGGCCGACGGGCTGA
- a CDS encoding endo-1,4-beta-xylanase, which yields MGVLKFKLPSNEIAGRLASHRRVYTTGLDRTPGRLNLDFRNGLMTCTSDSSESGRLFTPWPIAGFGSPVVGTATLGERPTPYVLALELARGRLNDVRNQAADWTQLGLRTNSTFEELMRTSRRAFVRAALTTGESDDCFTAAQESLEASSRAGEILTETYTAQVLQNRLAVSGRLGTGLGCVLAGDPAKAAGSARWVSGLNSAQAAASWRETAPSEGKYRWDLLDAQVAWCRKHRLNVEAGPLIEFRAACFPDWIWLWEGDVDTISSFVADYVRQAVTRFRGKIPVWQIAHRPAGHEVLGLGEEDQIRITARALQVARQADPAAQLSLGVDRPWMEWMSGSRFQLGPLHLCDYLIRSDVGISSITLEVAPGYSNPGGDNRDLFDFSRLLDLYSLLNVPLNLTLVAPSSAAPDPNADPNVKVEAWQWPSSPTEAMQADWAARWASLALAKPFVRSVNWLQPTDGSPHLYPHGGLHRPDGSAKPAADRLRTLRDDLLT from the coding sequence ATGGGGGTTCTCAAGTTCAAGCTGCCGTCGAACGAGATCGCCGGCCGGCTGGCGAGCCATCGTCGCGTCTACACGACCGGCCTCGACCGAACTCCGGGACGCTTGAACCTGGACTTTCGCAACGGCCTGATGACCTGCACGAGCGACTCCAGCGAGAGCGGGCGACTCTTCACGCCTTGGCCGATCGCCGGCTTCGGCTCGCCCGTCGTGGGGACCGCGACGCTTGGCGAACGCCCCACGCCCTACGTGCTGGCGCTCGAGCTGGCGCGGGGACGGCTCAACGACGTCCGTAATCAGGCGGCCGACTGGACCCAGCTCGGGCTCCGAACCAATTCCACGTTCGAAGAGCTGATGCGCACCTCGCGCCGCGCCTTCGTCCGCGCGGCCCTGACCACCGGCGAGTCCGACGACTGCTTCACGGCGGCCCAGGAGAGCCTGGAGGCGTCGAGCCGGGCCGGCGAGATCCTGACCGAGACCTACACGGCGCAGGTGCTGCAAAACCGCCTGGCGGTCTCCGGCCGGCTCGGGACCGGCCTGGGCTGCGTGCTGGCCGGCGATCCCGCCAAGGCGGCCGGTTCGGCTCGATGGGTCTCGGGCCTGAACTCGGCCCAGGCCGCCGCCTCCTGGCGCGAGACCGCCCCCTCGGAGGGGAAATACCGCTGGGATCTGCTCGACGCCCAGGTCGCGTGGTGCCGGAAGCATCGCCTGAACGTCGAGGCCGGCCCGCTCATCGAGTTTCGCGCGGCGTGCTTCCCGGACTGGATCTGGCTCTGGGAAGGGGACGTCGACACCATCAGCAGCTTCGTCGCCGACTACGTGCGACAGGCCGTGACCCGCTTCCGGGGCAAGATCCCGGTCTGGCAGATCGCCCACCGCCCGGCCGGTCACGAGGTCCTCGGTCTCGGCGAGGAAGACCAGATCCGAATCACCGCCAGGGCGCTCCAGGTCGCCCGCCAGGCCGATCCGGCGGCCCAGCTCAGCCTGGGAGTCGACCGGCCCTGGATGGAATGGATGAGCGGGAGCCGGTTCCAGCTCGGCCCCCTCCACCTGTGCGACTACCTGATCCGGTCGGACGTCGGGATCTCCAGCATCACCCTGGAGGTCGCCCCGGGCTACTCGAACCCGGGCGGCGACAACCGAGACCTCTTCGACTTCTCCCGGCTCCTCGACCTTTACTCGCTGCTCAACGTCCCCCTGAACCTCACGCTGGTCGCCCCCTCGTCGGCGGCCCCGGACCCGAACGCCGACCCGAACGTCAAGGTCGAGGCGTGGCAATGGCCCTCGTCGCCCACCGAGGCCATGCAGGCCGATTGGGCCGCCCGCTGGGCCTCCCTGGCCCTCGCCAAGCCGTTCGTCCGGTCCGTGAACTGGCTCCAGCCCACGGATGGCTCCCCCCACCTATACCCCCACGGCGGCCTCCACCGCCCCGACGGCTCGGCCAAGCCGGCGGCCGACCGCCTCCGCACCCTCCGCGACGACCTCCTGACGTGA
- the rpsP gene encoding 30S ribosomal protein S16, with the protein MDARSPRDGRSIEELGHYDPMSRNPETQTVLNADRIRYWLSVGAQPSDKVAAILRRHKVVKPGPGEPWELPKPVAAPEPAASAPVADAAPNAS; encoded by the coding sequence ATGGACGCCCGCAGCCCGCGCGACGGCCGCTCGATCGAGGAGCTGGGCCACTACGATCCCATGTCGCGGAACCCCGAGACCCAGACGGTCCTCAACGCCGACCGCATCCGCTACTGGCTGAGCGTCGGCGCGCAGCCCTCGGACAAGGTCGCGGCGATCCTCCGCCGGCACAAGGTCGTCAAGCCCGGCCCGGGCGAGCCCTGGGAACTCCCGAAGCCGGTCGCGGCGCCCGAGCCGGCCGCCTCCGCCCCCGTCGCAGACGCCGCCCCGAACGCCTCCTGA
- the mnmA gene encoding tRNA 2-thiouridine(34) synthase MnmA encodes MPKRVVLAMSGGVDSSVAAQMLKADGYDVVGLFMRTGSHGESAERRAKTCCSVADALDAQRVADRLEIPFFVLDFEREFGRIQDYFADEYFAGRTPNPCVMCNIWLKFGRLWEYGKQVGADFVATGHYARIARAADGTTRVGRGRDRDKDQSYVLSGLAPELLDRILFPIGALAKAEVRALALEHGLPVHDKPESQEICFIPDDDYLGFVRNRRPDQETAGTLVDEDGAVLGEHPGFEKFTIGQRRGLGIAFGEPRYVVQIEPASKTVTVGRRESLVRPGLEASRFNWQGLAPQGPAPCLAQIRARHQAVPAVVEPLGEGRVRVRFEVPQPAVAPGQVVTLYQDDLVLGGGWIDRAVVD; translated from the coding sequence ATGCCCAAGCGCGTAGTCCTGGCCATGAGCGGCGGAGTCGACAGCTCCGTCGCCGCGCAGATGCTGAAGGCCGACGGGTACGACGTCGTCGGCCTCTTCATGCGCACCGGCTCCCACGGCGAGTCGGCGGAGCGGCGGGCCAAGACCTGCTGCAGCGTGGCCGACGCGCTCGACGCCCAGCGCGTGGCGGACCGGCTGGAGATCCCCTTCTTCGTCCTGGACTTCGAACGCGAGTTCGGCCGGATCCAGGACTACTTCGCCGACGAATACTTCGCGGGGAGGACTCCAAATCCCTGCGTGATGTGCAACATCTGGCTCAAGTTCGGCCGCCTCTGGGAGTATGGCAAGCAGGTCGGCGCCGATTTCGTCGCCACCGGCCATTACGCCCGGATCGCCCGGGCCGCCGACGGGACGACCCGCGTCGGCCGGGGCCGCGACCGCGACAAGGACCAGTCGTACGTCCTCTCCGGCCTCGCCCCCGAGCTGCTCGACCGCATCCTTTTTCCGATCGGTGCCCTGGCGAAGGCCGAAGTCCGGGCTCTGGCGCTGGAGCATGGGCTTCCCGTCCATGACAAGCCCGAGAGCCAGGAAATCTGCTTCATCCCCGATGACGACTACCTGGGATTCGTTCGCAACCGCCGGCCCGACCAGGAGACCGCCGGGACGCTCGTCGACGAAGACGGCGCAGTGCTCGGCGAGCATCCGGGATTCGAGAAGTTCACGATCGGCCAGCGTCGCGGCCTCGGGATCGCGTTCGGCGAGCCTCGCTACGTCGTCCAGATCGAGCCGGCGTCGAAGACCGTGACCGTGGGCCGTCGCGAGTCGCTCGTGCGGCCTGGCCTCGAAGCCTCCCGCTTCAACTGGCAAGGCCTCGCTCCGCAAGGCCCCGCGCCCTGCCTGGCCCAGATCCGGGCGCGGCATCAGGCGGTCCCCGCCGTGGTCGAACCGCTGGGCGAGGGCCGGGTCCGGGTCCGATTCGAGGTTCCCCAGCCCGCCGTCGCCCCGGGACAGGTCGTCACGCTGTATCAGGACGACCTGGTGCTGGGCGGGGGCTGGATCGATCGCGCCGTCGTCGACTGA
- the trmD gene encoding tRNA (guanosine(37)-N1)-methyltransferase TrmD: MPPASPPLRIDVLTLFPGLFEGFLRESIVGRALAKELVEIRLWDIRDWAEGRHKQVDDRPFGGGPGMVLMAPPVVAAIEAVRAAAEPPGGLIVLSPQGKRFDQARAAELAVSGRLTLVCGRYEGFDERIIEILKPELLSVGDYVLSGGEPAAMVVIDAIVRLVPGVLGDAESAVDESFGPDGGLEYPHYTRPRDYRGLAVPEVLLSGDHSAIARWRREHRR; this comes from the coding sequence ATGCCACCCGCCTCGCCGCCGCTCCGGATCGACGTCCTCACGCTCTTCCCCGGCCTGTTCGAGGGATTTCTGCGCGAGAGCATCGTCGGCCGGGCGCTCGCCAAGGAGCTCGTCGAAATCCGGTTGTGGGACATCCGCGACTGGGCCGAGGGGCGGCACAAGCAGGTGGACGACCGGCCGTTCGGGGGTGGCCCCGGGATGGTCCTGATGGCGCCCCCCGTGGTCGCCGCGATCGAGGCCGTGCGGGCCGCCGCGGAGCCCCCCGGCGGGCTGATCGTCCTCTCCCCCCAGGGGAAGCGGTTCGACCAGGCCCGGGCCGCGGAGCTGGCCGTCTCGGGACGCCTGACGCTGGTGTGCGGGAGGTACGAAGGCTTCGACGAGCGGATCATCGAGATCCTCAAGCCCGAACTGCTGTCCGTCGGGGACTACGTCCTCTCGGGCGGCGAGCCGGCCGCGATGGTCGTGATCGACGCGATCGTCCGCCTGGTCCCCGGAGTCCTCGGCGACGCCGAGAGCGCCGTCGACGAGTCGTTCGGACCCGACGGCGGCCTGGAGTACCCCCACTACACCCGCCCCCGCGACTATCGCGGGCTGGCCGTCCCGGAAGTCCTGCTGAGCGGAGACCACTCGGCCATCGCCCGCTGGCGTCGCGAGCACCGCCGCTGA
- a CDS encoding hydroxyacid dehydrogenase, which translates to MLTDMDESGMRLLKEVAEVRLVDPRDRSAVKSGVRDADGIITRTAGKIDAEVLGWATKLRVVGRHGVGFDHIDVPGATARGVQVVYTPGANTQDVCEHVIAMMIGLSKHFPTMMRELEAGNYAVRTTMRGREILGRTLGIVGFGRIGRRLGEIAHLGFGMRVVYHDIVQAPEEVELRAGAVRVGYEELLRASDYVTLHLPLDASTRKMMNRAALANIREGCILINTCRGPVVDEEAVADALDARLLWGYGADVFDVEPPPADHPLIGRRDVMLTPHSAAQTEEGLRNMATMVARDVLNVLAGRTPENAVNDPTEVERIRLGLGLERLYRPVG; encoded by the coding sequence ATGTTGACGGATATGGATGAATCCGGGATGCGCCTCCTCAAGGAGGTCGCCGAGGTCCGTCTGGTCGACCCGAGGGATCGCTCGGCCGTCAAGTCGGGAGTCCGCGACGCCGATGGAATCATCACCCGGACGGCCGGCAAGATCGACGCCGAGGTGCTCGGCTGGGCCACGAAGCTCCGGGTCGTCGGCCGGCACGGCGTCGGCTTCGACCATATCGACGTCCCGGGGGCCACCGCACGCGGCGTCCAGGTCGTCTATACGCCGGGCGCCAACACGCAGGACGTGTGCGAGCACGTCATCGCGATGATGATCGGCCTCTCCAAGCACTTCCCGACGATGATGCGCGAGCTGGAGGCGGGGAACTACGCGGTCCGCACGACGATGCGCGGTCGCGAGATCCTGGGGCGGACGCTGGGCATCGTCGGCTTCGGTCGAATCGGCCGTCGTCTCGGCGAGATCGCCCACCTGGGATTCGGGATGCGCGTGGTCTATCACGACATCGTCCAGGCGCCCGAGGAGGTTGAGCTGCGAGCCGGGGCCGTGCGCGTGGGCTATGAGGAGCTGCTCCGCGCGTCCGATTACGTCACCCTTCACCTGCCGCTCGACGCCAGCACGCGAAAGATGATGAATCGTGCGGCGCTGGCGAACATCCGGGAAGGGTGCATCCTCATCAACACCTGCCGGGGGCCGGTGGTCGACGAGGAAGCCGTGGCCGACGCCCTCGACGCCCGGCTGCTCTGGGGCTACGGGGCCGACGTCTTCGACGTCGAGCCGCCGCCGGCCGACCACCCCCTCATCGGCCGCCGCGACGTGATGCTCACCCCCCACAGCGCGGCGCAGACCGAGGAAGGGCTGCGGAACATGGCGACGATGGTCGCGCGAGACGTCCTCAACGTGCTCGCCGGCCGCACGCCCGAGAACGCCGTCAACGACCCGACCGAGGTCGAGCGCATCCGGCTCGGCCTCGGGCTCGAACGGCTTTACCGCCCGGTGGGCTGA
- the ffh gene encoding signal recognition particle protein, with protein MFDDLQKRLSSAFKRFRVSGVLTEANMKEGLREVRTALLEADVNFNVVQDFMARIQEQAVGAQVVKSVRPEQQLVKIVHDEMIATMGPSDPTIRFEKTGPTVIMLCGLQGSGKTTTSGKLAKLLVSQERRPMLVAADLQRPAAVEQLKVVGEQVGVPVFSQAGADPVKLCQDAVIEANRKGCDTLILDTAGRLHVDDELMAELVQIEKKVRPHQVYFVCDAMTGQDAVASAAAFNKALELDGVILTKLDGDARGGAALSVRKVTGVPVKFVGKGEKLDKLEPFDPERLVGQMLGMGDIVGLVEAAQASVDAEEARLQQEKMAKGKFDLEDFRKQIIQIKKMGSVQDVMGMFPGMGQMTENLGAIDADAEIRRIQGIIDSMTPRERSRPDLIDIGRRRRIAAGAGVEPSDVSGLVKQFDAMAAFVKQMSQMSMLDKIKAMTGLGRAAASNPTAKLFAPKVGTGKRLTPKEKEKLRKQREKEERKKRRDQRDQPGA; from the coding sequence ATGTTCGACGATCTGCAAAAGCGCCTGTCCTCCGCCTTCAAGCGGTTCCGCGTCAGCGGCGTCTTGACCGAGGCCAACATGAAGGAAGGCCTGCGCGAAGTGCGCACGGCCTTGCTGGAAGCCGACGTCAACTTCAACGTCGTCCAGGACTTCATGGCCCGCATCCAGGAGCAGGCCGTCGGCGCGCAGGTCGTGAAGAGCGTCCGGCCCGAGCAGCAGCTCGTCAAGATCGTCCACGACGAGATGATCGCGACGATGGGCCCGTCCGACCCGACGATCCGGTTCGAGAAGACCGGCCCCACCGTCATCATGCTCTGCGGCCTCCAGGGCTCGGGCAAGACGACCACCTCGGGCAAGCTGGCGAAGCTCCTGGTCTCCCAGGAACGGCGGCCGATGCTCGTCGCGGCCGACCTCCAAAGGCCGGCGGCCGTCGAGCAGCTCAAGGTCGTGGGCGAACAGGTCGGCGTCCCCGTCTTCTCGCAGGCCGGGGCCGACCCGGTCAAGCTCTGCCAGGACGCGGTCATCGAGGCCAACCGCAAGGGGTGCGACACCCTGATCCTGGACACCGCCGGCCGACTCCACGTCGACGACGAGTTGATGGCCGAGCTCGTGCAGATCGAGAAGAAGGTCCGGCCCCACCAGGTCTATTTCGTCTGCGACGCGATGACCGGCCAGGACGCCGTGGCCTCGGCCGCCGCGTTCAACAAGGCGCTCGAGCTGGACGGCGTCATCCTCACCAAGCTCGACGGCGACGCCCGCGGCGGCGCCGCGCTGTCGGTCCGGAAGGTGACCGGCGTCCCCGTCAAGTTCGTCGGCAAGGGGGAGAAGCTCGACAAGCTCGAGCCGTTCGACCCCGAGCGGCTGGTCGGCCAGATGCTGGGCATGGGGGACATCGTCGGCCTCGTCGAGGCCGCGCAGGCCTCCGTGGACGCCGAGGAAGCCCGCCTCCAGCAAGAGAAGATGGCGAAGGGGAAGTTCGACCTCGAGGACTTCCGCAAGCAGATCATCCAGATCAAGAAAATGGGCTCGGTCCAGGACGTGATGGGGATGTTCCCCGGCATGGGTCAGATGACCGAGAACCTCGGAGCCATCGACGCCGACGCCGAGATCCGACGCATCCAGGGCATCATCGACAGCATGACGCCCCGCGAACGGAGTCGTCCCGACCTCATCGACATCGGCCGCCGCCGCCGGATCGCCGCCGGGGCCGGGGTCGAGCCCTCGGACGTCTCCGGCCTGGTCAAGCAGTTCGACGCCATGGCGGCCTTCGTCAAGCAGATGTCCCAGATGAGCATGCTTGACAAGATCAAGGCCATGACCGGCCTGGGACGCGCGGCGGCCAGCAACCCCACCGCCAAGCTGTTCGCCCCCAAGGTCGGCACCGGAAAGCGACTCACCCCCAAGGAAAAAGAGAAACTCCGCAAGCAGCGCGAGAAGGAAGAACGCAAGAAGCGTCGCGATCAGCGCGACCAGCCCGGGGCCTGA